One Hippocampus zosterae strain Florida chromosome 4, ASM2543408v3, whole genome shotgun sequence genomic window carries:
- the LOC127599103 gene encoding zinc finger protein 771-like encodes MCARKTPEHKEKLGRTEDDIKPQRHLLNALCKLEPRVVFLGADIGEGNLHPEEQESESLQMREMEMEVEEQEPPRIKEEQQEDEISKFPSTAVSVKSEEGDGEHRGGSHTFAPLSDGDDITPHTSDTDDNNHKQSNGDTECHTDNKPVRCLQCDKTFVKKSNLKRHIRTHTGEKPFACSVCGRRFTQRSTLTRHTKTHTGEKPVACSVCGKRFTQRCDLTVHTRTHTGEKPFACSVCGKRFIHRGDLSRHTRTHTGEKHFSCSVCGKRFSRKEYLKDHLRTHALLHGGFPKAHSDALW; translated from the exons ATGTGTGCGCGGAAGACGCCAGAGCACAAAGAGAAACTTGGTAGGACAGAAGACGACATCAAGCCACAACGTCACTTACTGAATGCGCTTTGCAAGTTGGAGCCTCGAGTTGTGTTCCTCGGAGCAG ACATTGGGGAAGGAAATCTCCATCCCGAGGAGCAGGAGTCAGAGTCCCTGCAAATGAGAGAGATGGAGATGGAGGTGGAGGAGCAAGAGCCTCCTCGCATTAAAGAAGAACAGCAGGAGGATGAGATCAGCAAGTTCCCATCGACTGCCGTCAGTGTGAAGAGTGAAGAAGGCGACGGAGAGCATCGGGGAGGGTCCCACACTTTTGCTCCACTTTCAGATGGGGATGACATCACGCCACACACTTCTGACACCGACGATAACAATCACAAACAGTCAAACGGCGACACGGAATGTCACACTGACAACAAACCGGTGAGATGTCTTCAGTGTGACAAAACCTTTGTCAAAAAGTCCAACTTGAAAAGACAcataagaacacacactggggaaaaaccctttgcctgctcagtttgtgggagAAGATTCACTCAAAGAAGCACTTTAACGAGGCACACAAAAACGCACACCGGGGAAAAACCCGTGGCCTGTTCGGTTTGTGGGAAAAGGTTCACACAACGATGTGATTTAACGGTTCAcacgagaacacacactggggaaaaaccttttgcctgttcagtttGTGGGAAAAGATTCATTCACAGGGGAGATTTGTCAAGGCAcacaagaacgcacactggagaaaaacatttttcctgCTCGGTATGTGGGAAAAGGTTCAGTAGAAAGGAGTATTTAAAAGACCAC
- the LOC127599466 gene encoding zinc finger protein 84-like, producing the protein MTRHADNKRVKCSQCEKTFVSKSSLTIHTRTHSGEKPFACSACGKRFTHKGHLKIHTRTHTGERPFVCTDCGKAFSVKSSLTLHTRTHTGEKPFVCSACGKRFIDKAHLTTHTITHTGEKPFACSVCGKGFSVKGELKIHTRTHTGEKPFACSVCGTRFRQKGHLKAHLRTHTGEKPFLCSVCGKRFTQKRLLIVHTRTHTGENPFACSGCEKSFSQKRLLIAHRTIHTGENAIVCSVCGKTFSRREDLTRHTRTHSGEKPFACSVCGKRFSRKDRLTRHARTHSGEKAFACSVCGKTFCTKEDLTRHARTHSGEKPFACSLCAKTFSAKGNLRKHTRTHSGEKPFACSVCGKRFSVKKSLAMHTRTHTGEYPFACLVCDKRFVQEEHLIQHTRKHTGEKSFACSACGKRFNDKGHLATHSRTHTGEKPFACSVCEAQFRQKGHLKAHRRTHTGEKPFPCSVCGKRFTRNSDLTRHAKTHSGEKAFSCSLCDKRFSRKDQVKLHKCARE; encoded by the coding sequence ATGACACGTCATGCTGACAACAAACGAGTGAAATGTTCTCAGTGTGAAAAAACGTTTGTCAGCAAGTCCTCCTTGACAATACACACAAGGACACActctggagaaaaaccttttgcctgctccgcTTGCGGTAAAAGGTTCACTCATAAGGGACACTTAAAAATTCACACTAGAACTCACACTGGGGAAAGGCCTTTTGTATGCACGGATTGCGGTAAAGCATTTTCCGTAAAGAGCAGCTTAACACTGCACACAAGGACGCACACTGGCgagaaaccttttgtctgctcGGCTTGTGGGAAAAGATTCATTGATAAAGCACATTTAACAACGCACACAATAACTCACACCGGAGAAaaaccctttgcctgctcagtATGTGGCAAAGGCTTCTCTGTCAAAGGAGAATTGAAAATACACACGAGAacgcacactggagaaaaaccctttgcctgctcagtttgcgggACAAGATTCCGGCAGAAGGGCCATTTGAAAGCGCAcctaagaacacacactggagaaaaaccttttctcTGCTCCGTTTGTGGAAAAAGATTCACTCAAAAGAGACTGTTAATAGTACACACAAGAACGCACACCGGGGAAAatccttttgcctgctcaggcTGTGAAAAAAGCTTCTCTCAAAAGAGGCTCTTAATAGCCCATAGAACAATTCACACCGGAGAAAATGCTATTGTTTGCTCAGTTTGCGGTAAAACATTTTCTCGGCGGGAAGATTTAACCaggcacacaagaacacactcTGGAGAAAAACCGTTTGCCTGCTCCGTTTGTGGTAAAAGATTTTCCCGAAAGGATCGGTTAACAAGGCACGCAAGAACACACTCGGGCGAAAAAGCTTTCGCCTGCTCGGTTTGCGGCAAAACCTTTTGCACCAAGGAAGATTTAACCAGGCACGCTAGAACACATtcaggagagaaaccttttgcttgtTCGCTTTGTGCTAAAACATTCTCGGCAAAAGGCAACTTGAGAAAGCACACCAGAACACActctggagaaaaaccttttgcctgctcagtttgtgggaaGAGATTCTCTGTCAAGAAGAGCTTAGCAATGCACACGAGGACACATACAGGAGAGTATCCTTTTGCATGCTTAGTTTGTGATAAAAGATTCGTTCAAGAGGAACATTTAATCCAACACACAAGAAAACACACTGGAGAAAAATCTTTTGCCTGTTCTGCGTGCGGCAAAAGATTCAACGATAAGGGGCATTTAGCCACACACAGCCGAacacacaccggagagaaaccctttgcctgctcTGTTTGTGAGGCACAGTTTAGACAGAAGGGCCATTTAAAAGCACACAGAAGgacacacactggggagaaaccttttcccTGCTCGGTTTGCGGGAAAAGATTCACTCGGAACTCGGATTTGACGAGGCACGCCAAAACACACAGCGGCGAGAAAGCCTTTAGTTGCAGTCTGTGTGACAAAAGATTCTCCCGCAAGGATCAGGTCAAGTTGCACAAGTGCGCTCGTGAGTAA